A genomic window from Scatophagus argus isolate fScaArg1 chromosome 17, fScaArg1.pri, whole genome shotgun sequence includes:
- the itgb8 gene encoding integrin beta-8 gives MTSWLRTHGSVPLCLLLCCSVVAVCAEASSAGDSVCWSPSITSCAECLSRGPQCAWCFKENFLDGASSSQRCDLPVKLLRRGCEAEFMEQSEVKVEVNATVGSTQVSPSDISITLRPGSEASIVVAVKQLERYPVDLYYLVDVSASMQENLDHLKTVGVALSLRMTEHSSDLWLGFGSFVDKPVSPYINVHPSKISNPCSDYEIRCRPAHGFHHVLSMTGNMSEFTRVIKRQRISGNMDTPEGGLDAMLQAAVCQRAVGWRPEAKHLLLLMTDQPSHLALDSRLAGIVTPNDGLCHLENNVYTGSTRMDHPSVGQLSDKLLENHIYSIFAVEKQQYQWYEELVRLLPGSYLGKLGLFQAPNLIELVVSAYKRLLSEVEVSVSVEDKAASRYWVSVSPLCPDGSAAKGQSCSGVQPNQTVYFNITIGLRSCPDDGEDEDVTVMVRPVGYNESTVVRIHSKCHCSCGPTKHCNDDSQSSCSGIQDSSNQEQRLNGGLIKDSDGDSNWNCRAEGSDVDCSGRGVCECGRCVCEQSRLGAVYGKYCEIDDFSCPYEGGLMCGGRGVCVSGECACEDGWTGDSCGCPVSTATCQSANGLVCSGRGRCVCGKCVCDDSQHSGDLCEKCPACQSTCQSYWKCVDCHLSHGLTQKEAGHCNKTCAPLVGYTDDVSGQAGEMWIQCMYISNDSCRYRFQTSSQSGETQLHISTRPECVSSSRLIRTFLSVSALTLLCGLVVVAVLRLLLQKRSRSPGGAAEDGGYHCTGKDLSYIPTSNEKTVTYRRDRPPDRPVEMHIQVHKMPLGDPWQY, from the exons AACTTTTTGGATGGGGCGAGCTCGAGCCAGCGCTGCGACCTGCCAGTAAAGTTGCTCAGGAGGGGCTGTGAAGCAGAGTTCATGGAGCAGTCAGAGGTCAAGGTGGAGGTCAACGCCACCGTCGGCAGCACGCAAGTGTCTCCAAGTGATATCAGCATCACCCTCAGACCAG gttCAGAAGCCAGCATCGTCGTGGCTGTGAAACAGCTGGAGCGTTATCCTGTGGATCTGTACTATTTGGTTGATGTATCCGCATCTATGCAGGAAAACCTTGATCAT CTGAAGACAGTGGGTGTGGCTCTGTCTCTTCGTATGACAGAGCACTCCTCAGATCTTTGGCTGGGTTTTGGCTCATTTGTAGACAAACCCGTCTCCCCTTACATCAACGTTCATCCCTCCAAGATCAGCAACCCTTGCAG TGACTATGAGATCCGCTGTCGTCCAGCCCATGGCTTCCACCACGTCCTAAGCATGACAGGAAATATGAGTGAGTTCACACGTGTTATTAAACGCCAACGCATCTCCGGAAACATGGACACACCTGAAGGAGGGCTGGATGCtatgctgcaggctgctgtctgCCAG AGAGCAGTGGGTTGGCGACCTGAGGCCAAGCATCTGTTGCTCTTGATGACTGACCAGCCGTCTCACCTGGCCCTGGACAGCCGGCTGGCGGGAATTGTCACACCTAATGATGGCCTTTGTCACCTGGAAAACAATGTCTACACCGGGAGCACTAGGATG GACCATCCCAGTGTGGGTCAGCTGTCTGATAAGCTGCTTGAAAATCATATTTACTCCATCTTCGCTGTGGAGAAGCAGCAGTACCAGTGGTACGAG GAACTGGTACGCCTCTTACCTGGCTCCTACTTGGGAAAGTTAGGCCTCTTCCAGGCTCCAAACCTTATAGAGCTGGTTGTGAGTGCATACAAG AGGTTGCTGTCAGAGGTCgaagtgtcagtgtcagtggagGACAAGGCAGCCAGCAGGTACTGGgtgtctgtgtctcctctctgtcctgatGGATCAGCTGCTAAGGGCCAGAGCTGCTCAGGGGTGCAGCCCAACCAGACG GTCTACTTCAATATCACTATCGGTCTGCGCTCTTGTCCTGACGATGGTGAAGATGAGGATGTAACAGTGATGGTTCGCCCTGTGGGTTACAATGAATCCACCGTTGTTAGGATCCACTCTAAGTGTCACTGCAGTTGTGGACCAACAAAGCACTGCAATGACGACAGCCAGTCATCATGCAGCGGAATTCAAGACAGCTCCAATCAGGAGCAGAGGCTGAATGGCGGACTTATTAAGGACTCAGACGGAGATTCAAACTGGAATTGCAGAGCGGAAGGATCTGATGTGGACTGCAGTGGTCggggagtgtgtgagtgtgggaggtgtgtgtgtgagcagagcagGCTTGGGGCAGTATATGGGAAATACTGCGAGATAGACGACTTCTCCTGCCCGTACGAAGGGGGATTGATGtgtggag ggcggggtgtgtgtgtgtcaggtgaaTGTGCGTGCGAGGATGGCTGGACAGGTGATAGCTGTGGTTGTCCCGTCTCCACAGCAACCTGCCAGTCAGCCAACGGCTTGGTTTGCAGCGGGCGagggagatgtgtgtgtggcaagtgtgtgtgtgacgacTCCCAACACTCTGGAGACCTCTGCGAGAAATGCCCAGCTTGCCAAAGCACCTGCCAGTCATACTG GAAGTGTGTGGACTGCCACCTGTCTCATGGTCTCACACAAAAAGAGGCAGGACACTGCAACAAGACCTGTGCTCCGTTGGTGGGCTACACGGATGATGTGTCAG GTCAGGCAGGGGAGATGTGGATTCAGTGCATGTACATCAGTAATGACAGCTGTCGCTATCGGTTTCAAACAAGCTCACAGTCTGGTGAGACCCAGCTTCACATTAGCACAAGACCAG agtgtgtcagcagcagtCGTTTGATAAGAACATTCCTGAGTGTGTCTGCTCTGACGTTGCTGTGTGgactggtggtggtggctgtgTTGCGGCTGCTGCTACAAAAGAGGAGCCGGTCACCAGGGGGCGCTGCTGAGGATGGAGGCTATCATTGCACTGGAAAG GACTTGTCATATATCCCCACAAGCAATGAGAAGACAGTTACCTACAGACGGGACCGTCCACCTGACCGGCCCGTGGAGATGCACATCCAGGTTCACAAGATGCCACTCGGTGACCCCTGGCAGTACTAg